From Carboxydocella sporoproducens DSM 16521, one genomic window encodes:
- the spoIIIAE gene encoding stage III sporulation protein AE, which yields MKRKLLIILLLVSLVLAAGIQPVLAASPENQVDLSGLQEYLARIDRELAPYMPQINFRNLLESLKRGEWSLGVGQVLSGLLSFFSRQLLANLKLLGQLLVLGVLLGLTRTVADSLENKGVAETAAAIIYLVVFTIVLKTFAVTAGVAIDGVKEMTRFIQILAPVLLTLVVLTGSFLGSSFFSTMLVGAATLTATLMEFVVIPLIGLAALLGLVNEVTGKVQVSKLAGLLRTGAVFAIGLLMTVVLGIISVQGVGSGVADGVALRTAKFATDALVPVVGGMLSDAVETVVSGAVLMKSAVGLTGLVIIALLAVLPALKILAVTFTLKLAAALLQPLSAGKLADALEQVDTSLTLMFGAVAITGLMFFLMISGLIAASNLATALR from the coding sequence ATGAAAAGAAAACTGTTAATAATTCTGTTATTAGTCAGCCTGGTTCTGGCGGCTGGAATCCAGCCGGTACTGGCCGCCAGCCCGGAAAATCAGGTGGATCTCAGTGGCTTGCAGGAATACCTGGCTCGCATAGACCGGGAGCTGGCCCCCTATATGCCCCAGATCAATTTTCGGAATCTGCTGGAGAGTTTGAAACGGGGCGAGTGGTCTCTCGGTGTGGGACAAGTATTGAGTGGATTGCTTAGTTTTTTCTCCCGCCAGCTTCTGGCCAACCTGAAACTGCTGGGTCAATTGCTGGTGCTAGGGGTCCTGCTGGGGTTAACGCGGACGGTAGCTGATTCCCTGGAAAACAAGGGAGTGGCGGAAACAGCGGCGGCTATCATCTATTTAGTAGTGTTCACGATTGTTTTGAAAACCTTTGCCGTTACGGCTGGAGTTGCAATTGATGGAGTTAAGGAAATGACCCGGTTTATTCAGATTCTGGCACCTGTACTGTTAACCCTGGTGGTATTAACCGGCTCCTTTCTCGGTTCCTCCTTTTTCAGTACTATGCTGGTGGGAGCGGCAACCCTTACCGCTACTTTGATGGAATTTGTGGTAATACCTCTCATTGGTCTGGCTGCTTTACTGGGACTGGTTAATGAGGTAACCGGCAAAGTTCAAGTCAGCAAACTGGCCGGGTTACTGCGTACCGGTGCAGTTTTTGCTATCGGCCTTTTGATGACGGTGGTACTGGGCATTATATCCGTCCAGGGGGTAGGCAGTGGTGTAGCTGACGGGGTAGCTTTGCGAACGGCCAAATTTGCCACCGATGCTCTGGTCCCGGTGGTAGGTGGCATGCTCAGTGATGCTGTGGAAACGGTGGTGAGCGGGGCGGTTCTGATGAAAAGTGCAGTGGGTTTAACCGGCCTGGTTATTATTGCTCTCCTGGCCGTACTGCCCGCCTTAAAAATCCTGGCAGTTACTTTTACCCTGAAACTGGCGGCAGCTCTCCTGCAACCTTTGAGTGCCGGTAAACTGGCGGATGCCTTAGAGCAGGTAGACACAAGCCTGACCCTGATGTTCGGGGCGGTTGCTATTACCGGTTTAATGTTCTTCTTGATGATTTCCGGCTTGATCGCTGCCAGCAATCTGGCTACTGCCTTGCGCTAA
- a CDS encoding stage III sporulation protein AF, with the protein MELLRQIVGQLLVLSLLALLLELLLPRSGLKGTVRLVIGLFLLVTVLEPILGLVKEDWSSRLQAFSGGGLPQIETALREGERLRQEALAESENRLKEQLSQQVSAVAESITGARVDKIDVRLDTSGGKVQLQELTVQLEAQGLAEHQSVDVMARGESGAGVDTRRLAKTLARLYGLDPGLIKITVGR; encoded by the coding sequence ATGGAGCTCTTGCGACAGATTGTAGGACAACTTCTGGTTTTGTCCTTGCTGGCCTTGCTGCTGGAGCTGCTCTTGCCCCGCAGTGGCCTGAAAGGGACTGTACGTCTGGTAATCGGCCTCTTCTTGCTGGTTACAGTGCTAGAACCAATTCTGGGACTAGTCAAGGAAGACTGGAGCAGCCGCTTACAGGCTTTTAGCGGAGGCGGCCTGCCACAAATTGAGACAGCCCTGCGGGAAGGGGAGCGATTACGTCAGGAAGCTCTGGCTGAAAGTGAAAACAGGCTGAAGGAACAACTGTCTCAGCAGGTTAGTGCAGTAGCCGAAAGCATAACCGGTGCCAGGGTGGATAAAATCGATGTCCGGTTGGATACCAGCGGGGGAAAAGTTCAATTACAGGAGCTGACTGTCCAGCTGGAAGCACAGGGGCTGGCCGAGCATCAGAGTGTGGATGTAATGGCCCGGGGTGAGAGCGGGGCAGGGGTGGATACCCGACGCCTGGCGAAAACTCTGGCCCGGCTGTATGGACTTGACCCCGGGCTAATAAAAATAACGGTGGGGAGGTAA